A window from Strix uralensis isolate ZFMK-TIS-50842 chromosome 15, bStrUra1, whole genome shotgun sequence encodes these proteins:
- the PARVA gene encoding alpha-parvin isoform X2 — MCPPRAHLLNNGYRLSCIHLHAWTRVQLLFPLPPKVSELQEEGINAINLPLSPIPFELDPEDTMLEENEVRTMVDPNSRNDPKLQELMKVLIDWINDVLVGERIIVKDLAEDLYDGQVLQKLFEKLESEKLNVAEVTQSEIAQKQKLQTVLEKINETLKLPPRSIKWNVDSVHAKSLVAILHLLVALSQYFRAPIRLPDHVSIQVVVVQKREGILQSRQIQEEITGNTEALSGRHERDAFDTLFDHAPDKLNVVKKTLITFVNKHLNKLNLEVTELETQFADGVYLVLLMGLLEGYFVPLHSFFLTPDSFEQKVLNVSFAFELMQDGGLEKPKPRPEDIVNCDLKSTLRVLYNLFTKYRNVE; from the exons taTCTGAATTACAGGAAGAAGGAATAAATGCCATTAACTTACCTCTCAGTCCAATTCCATTCGAACTAGACCCTGAGGACACTATGCTAG AGGAAAATGAAGTACGAACAATGGTTGATCCAAATTCAAGAAATGACCCAAAATTACAAGAACTAATGAAG GTATTAATTGACTGGATTAATGATGTGTTGGTAGGAGAGAGGATTATTGTGAAAGACTTGGCTGAAGACCTGTATGATGGACAAGTATTGCAGAAATTATTTg AGAAACTTGAAAGTGAGAAGCTGAATGTTGCTGAAGTTACTCAGTCTGAAATTGCTCAGAAACAGAAGCTACAGACAGTGCTTGAGAAGATCAATGAAACCCTTAAACTCCCCCCCAGAAGCATTAAATGGAACGTTGACT CTGTTCATGCTAAAAGTCTCGTAGCAATACTTCATCTTCTGGTTGCATTATCACAGTATTTCCGAGCACCAATCAGACTCCCAGATCATGTGTCCATTCAGGTGGTGGTTGTGCAG aaacgTGAAGGAATCCTCCAGTCTCGACAAATCCAAGAGGAAATAACTGGTAACACTGA gGCATTATCAGGAAGGCATG aaagagatGCATTTGACACTTTATTTGACCATGCTCCAGACAAGCTCAATGTAGTGAAAAAG aCTCTCATCACTTTTGTGAACAAGCATCTGAATAAATTGAATTTGGAGGTCACTGAACTGGAGACCCAG TTTGCAGATGGTGTGTACTTAGTCCTGCTAATGGGTCTCCTAGAAGGCTATTTTGTTCCTCTACACAGCTTTTTCTTGACTCCTGATAGTTTTGAACAAAAG GTCCTCAATGTATCCTTTGCATTTGAGTTAATGCAGGATGGTGGATTGGAAAAACCAAAGCCAAGACCAGAAG ATATTGTAAATTGTGACTTGAAGTCTACGCTGAGAGTACTGTACAATTTGTTTACCAAATACAGGAACGTGGAGTGA